From Acropora muricata isolate sample 2 chromosome 14, ASM3666990v1, whole genome shotgun sequence, one genomic window encodes:
- the LOC136897789 gene encoding uncharacterized protein, which yields MSNKKVRAGHSIFLAKVIEEVEERLHDEYAAIGKAELLKWKASLKEQLGKILPLDEQILDKLGADEKVTEEQVAEEIEKSGRLKADATQALASIQERLKEQAVPPGSSPAPRDNQMSLSLSQGYNSPGNQQKAVRAKLQKLELKTFSGKLGEWQEFWDSFESAIHLNDGLSKVDKFSYLRSLLLEPARSAIGGFALTSANYESAIELLKKRYGKTIAIQRSLVNELLNTCLRFR from the coding sequence ATGTCCAACAAGAAAGTGAGAGCGGGTCACAGTATATTCCTAGCGAAGGTCATCGAAGAGGTTGAAGAACGTCTCCATGACGAATATGCTGCCATCGGAAAGGCAGAACTGTTGAAATGGAAGGCTAGTTTGAAAGAACAGCTGGGGAAGATTTTGCCGTTGGATGAACAGATTCTAGACAAGCTAGGAGCGGACGAGAAAGTAACAGAAGAACAGGTGGCAGAGGAGATTGAAAAGAGCGGACGATTAAAGGCAGACGCAACGCAAGCGTTAGCTTCCATTCAAGAACGACTGAAAGAGCAAGCTGTCCCGCCTGGTTCATCACCAGCACCGCGAGACAATCAGATGAGCCTGAGCTTAAGCCAAGGTTACAACTCGCCAGGCAATCAACAGAAGGCAGTAAGAGCGAAGCTCCAGAAGCTGGAGTTGAAAACGTTCAGTGGGAAACTTGGCGAGTGGCAGGAGTTCTGGGACTCATTTGAGAGTGCTATCCACTTGAACGATGGACTTTCAAAAGTGGACAAGTTCTCTTATCTTAGGAGTTTGTTACTGGAACCAGCAAGATCGGCAATCGGAGGATTTGCGCTGACATCAGCAAACTACGAGTCGGCAATAGAACTGTTAAAGAAACGGTATGGCAAAACGATTGCGATTCAGAGATCACTAGTAAACGAACTGTTGAACACGTGTCTACGATTTCGCTGA
- the LOC136897788 gene encoding uncharacterized protein, whose protein sequence is MLEAFLVEVELREDHCLTQHRAGLREGKKVPYTSSALFTTNIAERKKLLIKFGICFYCINKGHRARDCKVVVKCKNCRGSHNTWLCDTNLQQPSGGNSDQPSTVNTPSSLLVGTESRITLQTAQALITGNVQGRVRVLFDSGSHKTFVTAKAASNYGLEILRREWVTISTFGEKTREAGLREVVQFDVMPLQANCSLRLEAYVVPVISNISNEHVEVVKNDFPHLRDLWFSDVCRTKDELEIDLLIGSDYLWEFQKGRTVRGEPEKPIAVETELGRVLSGPSRKKEPDSRQEVVVNFVAQDNIRKSHKDRSAEKCSNRFAVEITTYA, encoded by the coding sequence ATGCTGGAAGCCTTCTTAGTCGAAGTAGAGCTGAGAGAGGACCATTGTCTAACGCAGCACCGAGCTGGACtcagagaaggaaaaaaagtccCTTATACCTCCAGTGCATTGTTTACCACGAACATTGCTGAACGTAAGAAATTGTTAATTAAATTTGGTATATGCTTTTATTGTATTAACAAGGGTCACCGAGCCCGAGATTGTAAGGTTGTCGTTAAGTGTAAGAATTGTAGGGGCTCTCACAACACATGGTTGTGTGACACGAATTTGCAGCAACCCTCAGGGGGGAACAGTGACCAACCATCAACGGTTAACACCCCAAGTAGTTTGCTGGTGGGTACAGAAAGTAGAATCACCCTCCAGACCGCTCAAGCATTGATCACGGGGAATGTACAGGGGAGGGTGAGAGTTTTGTTTGACTCAGGGAGTCATAAGACGTTCGTAACGGCTAAGGCCGCAAGTAATTATGGCTTAGAAATCTTAAGAAGGGAATGGGTCACTATAAGTACATTTGGAGAGAAAACCAGGGAAGCGGGATTAAGGGAAGTTGTTCAGTTTGATGTAATGCCTCTACAGGCCAACTGTTCCCTTAGGCTTGAAGCTTATGTTGTGCCAGTTATATCTAACATAAGCAACGAGCACGTAGAGGTCGTCAAGAACGATTTCCCGCACTTGCGTGATCTGTGGTTTTCTGACGTTTGTCGAACTAAGGATGAGCTCGAAATAGATTTGCTAATAGGATCGGATTACTTGTGGGAGTTTCAAAAGGGGCGAACAGTACGGGGGGAGCCAGAAAAACCCATAGCAGTAGAGACCGAGCTTGGACGGGTATTGTCTGGCCCCTCAAGGAAGAAAGAACCAGATAGTAGACAGGAAGTGGTAGTAAATTTCGTAGCGCAGGACAATATAAGAAAATCCCACAAGGACCGTTCCGCGGAGAAATGCAGCAATAGATTCGCGGTGGAAATCACGACTTATGCTTGA